The following coding sequences lie in one Colias croceus chromosome 1, ilColCroc2.1 genomic window:
- the LOC123692615 gene encoding glycylpeptide N-tetradecanoyltransferase 2 encodes MEDNKTQNVENQSINDDKNPKKKNKNKKKRSGDGDHGPGSAEGVVAVPNSTDMQQNISLKDLKMAMEVFNLQQKPAKTTEEALHKSYQFWSTQPVPKMDEKIISNEPIEPPKTPEEIRQEPYTLPDGFQWDTLNLNEPLVLKELYTLLNENYVEDDDCMFRFDYQTDFLKWALQPPGWKMEWHCGVRVVKSGRLVGFISAIPAQLRIYDHVQTVVEINFLCVHKKLRAKRVAPVLIREITRRVNLTGIFQGVYTAGIVLPKPIGTCRYWHRSLNPKKLIDIKFSHLSRNMTMQRTLKLFKLPDLPKTPGFRKMEQKDCEKVVKLLNEYLNKFDLVPIFSDEDFKHWFTPLSGIVDSFVVEASDGSITDFVSYYTLPSTVVYHPVHKTLKAAYSFYNVSTKTPWVDLMLDALITARNSGFDVFNALDLMENKEFLEPLKFGIGDGNLQYYLYNWRCPSIPPNKIGLVLQ; translated from the coding sequence atggAAGACAATAAGACACAAAATGTTGAAAACCAATCTATTAATGATGACAAAAAtccaaagaaaaaaaacaaaaacaagaaaaagcGTAGCGGTGACGGTGACCATGGACCGGGTTCGGCTGAGGGTGTTGTAGCCGTGCCTAATTCTACTGATATGCAgcaaaatatttcgttaaaggATCTGAAGATGGCTATGGAAGTTTTTAACTTACAACAAAAACCTGCTAAAACAACGGAAGAGGCATTGCATAAATCTTATCAATTTTGGTCTACTCAACCCGTTCCAAAAATGgacgaaaaaataatttctaatgAACCGATTGAACCTCCTAAAACTCCGGAAGAAATAAGACAAGAACCGTACACTTTGCCCGATGGTTTTCAGTGGGacacattaaatttaaatgaaccATTAGTTTTAAAAGAACTTTATACCTTGCTCAATGAAAATTATGTGGAAGATGATGATTGTATGTTCCGTTTTGATTACCAGACCGACTTTTTAAAGTGGGCACTTCAACCTCCTGGTTGGAAGATGGAATGGCACTGTGGAGTTCGTGTTGTTAAATCTGGCCGATTAGTAGGCTTTATTTCAGCAATTCCTGCTCAGTTGAGGATTTATGATCATGTACAAACTGTTGtagaaataaactttttatgtGTTCATAAAAAGCTTCGTGCTAAAAGAGTGGCTCCAGTGCTGATAAGAGAAATAACACGTCGAGTAAACTTGACTGGTATATTTCAAGGTGTTTATACAGCTGGAATTGTATTACCCAAACCAATAGGAACATGCCGTTATTGGCACAGATCATTGAATCCTAAAAAGTTAATTGACATAAAATTTAGTCACTTATCTAGAAATATGACCATGCAAAGAACTCTTAAACTGTTCAAATTACCAGATTTGCCAAAAACTCCTGGATTTCGTAAAATGGAGCAAAAAGATTGTGAAAAagttgttaaattattaaatgagtatttgaataaatttgattTGGTGCCAATATTTTCTGATGAAGATTTTAAGCATTGGTTTACGCCTCTCTCTGGTATAGTGGATAGTTTTGTGGTAGAGGCGTCAGATGGATCGATTACAGATTTTGTTAGTTACTATACACTTCCGTCCACAGTTGTGTATCATCCAGTTCATAAAACACTAAAAGCTGCTTATTCATTCTATAATGTTTCTACAAAAACACCATGGGTTGATTTGATGCTTGATGCATTAATAACAGCAAGAAATTCAGGATTTGATGTGTTTAATGCATTGGATCTGATGGAAAACAAAGAATTTTTAGAACCTCTTAAGTTTGGTATTGGTGATGGgaatttgcaatattatttgtataactgGAGATGTCCCAGTATACCACCAAATAAAATCGGTTTAGTCCTTCAATAa
- the LOC123692607 gene encoding polyadenylate-binding protein 1-A has protein sequence MNPGPPNYPMASLYVGDLHSDITEAMLFEKFSTAGPVLSIRVCRDMITRRSLGYAYVNFQQPADAERALDTMNFDMIKGRPIRIMWSQRDPSLRKSGVGNVFIKNLDKSIDNKAMYDTFSAFGNILSCKVAQDENGGSKGYGFVHFETEEAANKSIEKVNGMLLNGKKVYVGRFIPRKEREKELGEKAKLFTNVYVKNFGEDFSDEMLKDMFEKYGRITSHKVMYKDDGSSRGFGFVAFEDPDAAERACMDLNGKELVEGKPLYVGRAQKKAERQKELKRKFEQLKSERLTRYQGVNLYVKNLDDTIDDERLRKEFAPFGTITSAKVMLEDGRSKGFGFVCFSSPEEATKAVTEMNGRIVGTKPLYVALAQRKEDRKAHLTSQYMQRMASMRMQQMGQIFQPGSAGGYFVPTIPPAQRFYGPAQMTQMRPTTRWTQPPVRPSTQTAASAYPNMQAPFRPAPRGPTQTTLRTSLGARPITGQQGVPAATSIRAPIVTSGRPAGYKYTSNMRNPPAPQPAVHIQGQEPLTATMLAAAPLQEQKQMLGERLFPLIQRMHPDLAGKITGMLLEIDNSELLHMLEHGESLKAKVDEAVAVLQAHQAKQQATKKE, from the exons atgaaTCCTGGGCCACCTAATTATCCAATGGCATCATTGTATGTCGGAGATTTGCACTCGGATATTACCGAGGCCATgttgtttgaaaaattttcTACCGCGGGTCCAGTACTCTCTATTCGTGTCTGCCGCGACATGATAACTCGTAGGTCACTTGGTTACGCTTACGTAAATTTCCAGCAACCTGCTGATG CTGAGAGAGCTTTGGACACCATGAATTTTGATATGATTAAGGGAAGACCTATTAGAATAATGTGGTCTCAGCGTGATCCCTCCCTAAGGAAGTCTGGTGTaggaaatgtttttattaagaacCTTGATAAGTCTATAGATAATAAAGCAATGTATGACACCTTTTCTGCCTTTGGTAATATACTGAGTTGTAAAGTAGCCCAAGATGAAAATGGGGGTTCTAAAGGATATGGTTTTGTACACTTTGAAACTGAAGAAGCTGCCAATAAGTCCATTGAAAAAGTAAATGGAATGTTGTTGAATGGAAAGAAAGTTTATGTGGGCAGATTCATTCCTCGTAAGGAACGCGAAAAGGAACTGGGAGAGAAGGCTAAACTATTTACCAATGTCTACGTAAAGAACTTTGGAGAAGACTTCTCCGATGAAATGCTGAAAGACATGTTTGAGAAATATGGGCGTATTACAAGTCATAAAGTAATGTATAAAGATGATGGTTCTTCTAGAGGTTTTGGATTTGTTGCTTTTGAAGATCCGGATGCTGCTGAAAGGGCTTGCATGGATCTTAATGGAAAAGAATTGGTAGAAGGAAAACCCTTATATGTAGGACGAGCTCAAAAGAAAGCTGAGCGTCAAAAAGAACTTAAGCGGAAATTTGAACAGCTAAAGTCTGAAAGGTTGACTCGTTACCAAGGTGTTAACCTGTATGTTAAAAATTTGGACGACACAATTGATGATGAGCGGCTTCGTAAGGAATTTGCACCATTCGGAACTATAACATCAGCTAAG GTAATGCTTGAGGATGGGCGTAGCAAAGGCTTTGGGTTTGTTTGCTTTTCGTCTCCTGAAGAAGCTACTAAAGCTGTAACAGAAATGAATGGGCGTATCGTTGGAACCAAACCACTTTATGTAGCTTTAGCTCAACGTAAAGAAGATCGTAAGGCCCACTTGACATCACAGTACATGCAACGTATGGCCAGCATGAGAATGCAGCAGATGGGTCAAATATTCCAACCAGGAAGTGCTGGAGGCTACTTTGTACCCACCATACCACCAGCTCAACGATTCTATGGTCCAGCCCAGATGACTCAAATGAGACCCACAACCCGCTGGACACAACCACCTGTAAGGCCCAGCACTCAGACGGCTGCCTCTGCATACCCCAACATGCAAGCTCCATTCCGCCCTGCACCTCGTGGACCAACTCAAACTACTCTTCGCACATCCTTGGGTGCTAGACCCATTACTGGCCAACAAGGTGTGCCAGCTGCTACTTCGATTCGTGCACCTATTGTAACAAGTGGACGCCCAGCAGGTTATAAGTACACTTCCAACATGCGTAATCCACCAGCTCCGCAACCTGCAGTGCACATCCAAGGTCAAGAACCACTAACTGCTACCATGTTAGCTGCTGCACCTCTTCAAGAGCAAAAACAAATGCTTGGTGAACGTCTTTTCCCCTTGATTCAAAGAATGCACCCAGACTTAGCTGGCAAAATTACTGGTATGCTTCTAGAAATTGACAATTCTGAACTGCTCCACATGTTAGAACATGGAGAGTCCCTGAAGGCTAAGGTGGACGAGGCTGTTGCTGTTTTGCAAGCTCACCAAGCTAAACAGCAAGCCACAAAGAAGGAGTAA